The Sporichthyaceae bacterium region CGTCCACCTCCCCTGGCGCGCGCCGGAATCCGGCGCGAGTCGAGTGCCCACAGTGCGCGCGACTTGTGCAGGGCCGATCGTATCGGCGCCGGGTGGTGCTGCCCCGGATCTGAGCCTTGCCCACAGGTCACAGAACGAACGGGCCGGGGCGTGATTTCCGCAGGGGTTTGGCTTGGTCCGAGCCCCATGTGGCTGGTGTTAGCCTGTCCCCCACACTCGCGCGGGTGGCGGAATAGGCAGACGCGCTGGATTCAGGTTCCAGTGCCCGCAAGGGCGTGGGGGTTCAACTCCCCCCTCGCGCACGGTACGAACATGGCCCCTGACCTGCATGAATAGGTCGGGGGCTGCGTTGTGCCGGTTGGGTGGGTCAGGAGCGCTCGGCCAGCACCGCGATGCCGGGGCCGGTGAGATCCCCAAGGGCGGCCTGGCGGCCGCCGGCCGCCAGCAGCAACGACATAACCGGGCCCTGCACCAGCGGCCCGGAGCCGACCCGGTAGTCGATATCGGTCGCGGTGAGGGTGAGCCCGGCGACCCTCTTGCGGCTGTGGATAACCGCCTGGCTTTTGGCGTAGAACGCGAGCGCGCGGGCCACCTGCTCGAGCGGGTAGTCCCGCTTGATCCCCAGTGGGCGGCGGATGTCCTCGCCGTGCACAAAGGCCTCGCCGAGCCACGTTTCCTTGGGCCCCGGCGGCGCGTTCGTCCGCCCCGACTCGGCGCGGAATGCGGCCAGCGTGGCTGCCGGGCCTTCCGCACCCTCGATGCGGACCTGCTTGCCGGCGAACCGGGCGAAATCGAAGCGGGCGGCGGCAATGTTCTTCAGGAACTTCGGCGGCGTCATCTTCGCCGCGGAGAGTTGGTGCGCCAGCACGTCGTGGATGGTCCACCCATCGCACAGCG contains the following coding sequences:
- a CDS encoding maleylpyruvate isomerase family mycothiol-dependent enzyme, whose protein sequence is MSESIWPTIHAERRALADDLADLTPEQWATPSLCDGWTIHDVLAHQLSAAKMTPPKFLKNIAAARFDFARFAGKQVRIEGAEGPAATLAAFRAESGRTNAPPGPKETWLGEAFVHGEDIRRPLGIKRDYPLEQVARALAFYAKSQAVIHSRKRVAGLTLTATDIDYRVGSGPLVQGPVMSLLLAAGGRQAALGDLTGPGIAVLAERS